Genomic segment of Candidatus Omnitrophota bacterium:
GGCAAAAACATCAATATCGGAGCTCTGGCGACTTTCGCTTCCATAGCAAAATCGCCTGTCATAAAAAAATACGCCGCTTGTTTGGCGGAGGCCGCCGCTACTGTGGGATCTCCCCAGATAAGAAACCGCGCGACGCTCGGCGGCAATGTCGCCAACGGCTCTCCGTCGGGCGACGCCATCCCC
This window contains:
- a CDS encoding molybdopterin dehydrogenase, which translates into the protein MKKFIRIKSLAELGKLREKCVFLAGGTDIYVALNDGALEDEVLCDISSLKGLDKIELKGKNINIGALATFASIAKSPVIKKYAACLAEAAATVGSPQIRNRATLGGNVANGSPSGDAIP